The proteins below are encoded in one region of Sminthopsis crassicaudata isolate SCR6 chromosome 1, ASM4859323v1, whole genome shotgun sequence:
- the LOC141546342 gene encoding transcription elongation factor A protein 1-like, with translation MEVEILPIAKKIDKMVQNKNAAGALDLLKELQDVPMTLELLRPEAKRERSCRSKAKEETKASDSFIKAFPRAPSTSDSVPIKCGELLAAALRTGGDYFAIGAYVEELGAQIEEAVYQELRNTDMKYQNRLRRRTANLKDAKKPNLRKNVLCGNISPDSFARMTAVEMASEELKEMRRNLTKEAIRIHQMARTSGTQMYLFRCGKCNKKKGT, from the exons ATGGAGGTGGAGATCCTTCCCATAGCCAAGAAGATAGATAAGATGGTGCAGAACAAGAACGCGGCCGGGGCACTGGATTTACTAAAGGAACTTCAAGACGTTCCCATGACTCTGGAATTATTGAG GCCTGAGGCAAAACGAGAAAGGAGCTGCAGGAGCAAAGCAAAGGAAGAGACAAAGGCTTCTGATTCCTTCATTAAAGCTTTCCCCCGGGCACCAAGCACTTCAGATTCGGTTCCAATCAAGTGCGGAGAGTTGCTTGCTGCAGCCCTCAGAACTGGAGGTGACTACTTCGCTATTGGCGCCTATGTAGAAGAACTGGGCGCTCAGATTGAGGAAGCTGTATATCAGGAGTTACGGAACACGGACATGAAGTATCAAAACAGGCTACGAAGGAGAACAGCAAATCTCAAGGATGCAAAGAAGCCAAACTTAAGGAAAAATGTACTGTGTGGGAACATATCTCCAGATTCCTTTGCTAGAATGACTGCAGTAGAAATGGCTAGTGAGGAACTTAAAGAGATGCGCAGAAACCTGACCAAAGAAGCTATTAGAATACATCAAATGGCCCGGACGAGTGGGACCCAAATGTACCTATTTCGATGTGGCAAATGTAACAAGAAGAAGGGTACCTAG